CATAAAAGAGCCGCATACAATGCTCCCTCCCAGGATTACGAAGGTCTTACGATCAAACCGGTAGGAATCGATCCGGCTTTTTGTCCTTCCTATCTGCTCAAAGCTGCACAAGAAGATTCGGACCGAGCCTTGGAACTAGGCGAAAAATTCGGGTACAGAAATGCACAGGTTACCGTGATTGCGCCCACTGGAACGATAGGCTTGGTCATGGATTGCGATACGACCGGAATCGAGCCCGATTTTGCATTGGTAAAATTCAAAAAGCTGGCAGGAGGCGGTTACTTTAAGATCATCAACCAATCCGTACCGTTGGCCTTAAGAAAATTAGGATATTCCCCGGCGGAAATCGAATCCATCATCAACTACTGTAAGGGCCATGCGACTTTGAACGGAGCCCCGGTAGTCAATACCCAAAGTCTGAAAGAGAAAGGGTTTACGAACGAGATTCTGGAAAAAGTGGAGGCTTCTCTTCCCCTCGCCTTCGATATCAATTTTGCTTTTAACAAGTTCAATTTGGGCGAGGATTTCCTGCAAAAAGGTCTGGGAGTTCCGAAAGAATCCTATGATTCTTTCGGATTCAATCTCTTGGAATACTTGGGTTTTACCAAGGACGAGATCAATCGTGCGAACGATTACGTGTGCGGAACCATGACGATCGAAAACGCACCTTACCTGAAGGAGAAGGATTATCCGGTATTCGATTGTGCGAACAAGTGCGGAAAATACGGAAAGAGATACCTTTCCTACGAGTCTCATATCCGGATTATGGCAGCGGCCCAACCGTTTATCAGCGGTGCGATCTCTAAAACGATCAACCTGCCTGAAGACGCGACCGTAGAAGACATTAAAAATGCGTATTATCTTTCCTGGAAAGCGATGGTGAAGGCGAACGCACTTTACCGTGACGGATCCAAACTTTCCCAGCCTTTGAATTCCGTTTTGGAATTACTGAACGGAATCGAATTGGAGGAACAAGAGGAGATTTCGGAAGCGGCGGTCGCGAAAGATCCTGCGGCCTTTGCGGAAAAGGTAATCTACAAGTACATTTCCCATCGTAGGAAATTGCCGAACCGACGTGCGGGTTATACCCAAAAAGCCGTGGTGGGTGGACACAAGGTCTACTTGCGGACGGGAGAATACGAGGACGGACAGATCGGGGAAATCTTTGTGGATATGCACAAGGAAGGAGCTGCATTTAGAAGTTTGATGAATGCATTCGCGATTTCCGTTTCTTTAGGATTGCAACACGGTGTTCCTTTGGAGGAATTCGTGGATGCATTCACCTTCTTCAAATTCGAACCGAACGGAATCGTCACCGGAAACAAACATATTAAAATGAGCACTTCCGTAATCGATTTCATCTTTAGAGAACTCGCGATTACGTATTTGGGCAGGTATGACCTTGGACAAGTGGCGCCGGAGGACCTCCGGGGGGACGAGATCGGATCCAGAAAATCTTCCGAGTCGATACGTCCCACTTCGACTTCTGTGGCACCGGCTTCGGGAATTTCGTCGACGGAAATCCATCGTCCGGAACCCGAAACGATTTCTTATTCCCAGATGATCAAGCCCGCATCCGGAACAGCGTTGATGGAAGAAATCAAAATGGCGAAAATCAAAGGGTATACCGGAGACTCCTGCACGGAATGCGGTTCTTTCGAGATGGTTCGTAACGGTTCCTGTCTCAAATGTATGTCCTGCGGTGCAACCACAGGCTGTTCCTGAGAGAGAACACGGCGACGACGAAGAGCAGAAAGCCCGAATAAAAAATAGGGCGCTTTGAATTTAGCGCGGCGCTAAAAAAGCCCCCTGGAAATTCTCCACGGGGGCTTTTTTATAGATGATTCCATCCAAAGGATTTTTATAGACCGGCGGCGGGCCCACCTCCAGTGTTTCCGCTCAATCCGGGGATCTTTACTTCCGGTTTTTGTAATAGACCATTGACTGGGATGCACTTGCCTCCTCCGTTCTTTTCCAGAAGTGCTAACATACCTGCCAGGTCCTCTCTTTCCAAAGCGAAATTCCGTTCCAATTCCAGGCAGACCCGAAGATTCAATTGGGAGAATCCCAAGGAATCGGAAAGACGGATATTTCCGCTGACGTCAAACCTTGCCACGGAAGTTTCTAAAACGAATTCGTCTATATCCAAATTCCCTTGGTTCAATCTAGACTTTAAGGAAAGTTTATTGATCCGGAAATTTTCGAGTTTATCCAATACCGGAAGTTCCGGCATTCCCGGTAAAAATCCCCTACTACCGGAAGGCATTTCTAGTTGGAAGGTTCCGTTTTGTCGGCTGATCGGAAGGGTTGCGGAATCGAGCTTCAGAAAGCCTTTTAAGGAATCGATCGTTCCGAGAGGATTGCCGTCATAATCGAATTTGATTCCTAGAATTTTAAATTCTCCGTTGATCTTTTTGCGAAGTAGAGAGATCAGACCGGCGCGGATTCCGGCTTCATTCGCTTTGATTCGGAAACTTGGAGCATTTATCTCCAAGGACTTGGCCGATATTTCTCCGAAAAGTACGGATACTTTCAATTCACGAAACGAGAGCGCCGAGGAGACTCCGGATCCGGAATTGATGACGGTGCGGACGATATTTTCATACGGAAAAAGTAGGAACGCGAAGATTACGAAGGAGAAAATTCCCGTCGCAGCTAATATCAGCTTTTGTTTTACGGTAAATCGTGGCTGGAGATCCTCTTCCTCTTCGGGGACTTCCTCCAGCTCCATAGTCAGAAATTCCTCTTCCTCGTTGGAAAGGGTTTCTTGGTCTTCCATGGATTTTTCCCGAGGCATTTGCAGATTACCTCGCTTTCCCGCTGTATGCGGCGATCTTCATGTTCACGTCGTA
The sequence above is a segment of the Leptospira fletcheri genome. Coding sequences within it:
- the gspN gene encoding type II secretion system protein GspN, which produces MEDQETLSNEEEEFLTMELEEVPEEEEDLQPRFTVKQKLILAATGIFSFVIFAFLLFPYENIVRTVINSGSGVSSALSFRELKVSVLFGEISAKSLEINAPSFRIKANEAGIRAGLISLLRKKINGEFKILGIKFDYDGNPLGTIDSLKGFLKLDSATLPISRQNGTFQLEMPSGSRGFLPGMPELPVLDKLENFRINKLSLKSRLNQGNLDIDEFVLETSVARFDVSGNIRLSDSLGFSQLNLRVCLELERNFALEREDLAGMLALLEKNGGGKCIPVNGLLQKPEVKIPGLSGNTGGGPAAGL